From a single Arachis hypogaea cultivar Tifrunner chromosome 3, arahy.Tifrunner.gnm2.J5K5, whole genome shotgun sequence genomic region:
- the LOC112788885 gene encoding F-box protein SKIP16 encodes MGLESLGDLAIHVILKKLPPKDAGRVSCVSKRLRSSASDDLIWINFCRNDLSLCHPLDPLGNPLPSFKEAYQSWRQAFGKYPWSLVKRVKRCWDRIEAWLNDNFPEAKATLCKGATEEEILELESALKVKLPLPTRIMYRFHNGQEVEKANLVTHTFGSSLGIIGGYSFYSHYVNVYLLPIRQVIRDTLQVTRKLGFFRRSKYVLVAASTTYSEKLFFLNCTNGQLYVGTRNLLTEGEMIPCVPHELIKLGHGLNSEEQQDAMLLWLEEHGRRLQNGFVKLHEEENVRAINLFPEEPPLCSTAITNGVKVRASALLIPELSDLQDDVEKFLFAYSIRMSLEPQGCIINGVSFDSCQLHWRHWIIRADDMVVSDVNGEAVIGKFPLLCPGDKEFVYQSCTHIPTSSGSVEGSFTFVPGRLAEPKGDPFLVTVASFPLKLPDYVF; translated from the exons ATGGGGTTGGAATCGCTTGGTGATTTGGCGATTCATGTCATTCTCAAGAAGCTGCCTCCCAAAGACGCTGGAAGGGTTTCCTGCGTCAGCAAAAGGCTTCGTTCTTCTGCCTCCGATGACCTAATTTGGATCAATTTCTGTCGCAACGATCTCTCCCTCTGTCACCCTCTTGATCCTCTCGGAAACCCTCTCCCTTCCTTCAAG GAAGCTTATCAATCATGGCGTCAAGCTTTTGGGAAGTATCCTTGGTCACTTGTTAAGCGTGTGAAGAGGTGCTGGGACAGAATAGAGGCTTGGCTGAACGATAATTTTCCCGAAGCTAAGGCGACTCTTTGTAAGGGTGCAACAGAAGAAGAGATTCTAGAGTTGGAGAGTGCCTTAAAAGTGAAGCTGCCACTTCCTACTAGGATTATGTATCGCTTTCATAATGGTCAAGAAGTTGAAAAGGCAAATCTAGTAACTCATACATTTGGCAGTTCTTTGGGCATAATTGGTGGTTACTCATTCTATAGTCATTATGTGAACGTGTACCTGTTACCAATACGTCAGGTAATACGAGATACTCTGCAAGTTACGCGTAAATTAGGCTTCTTCAGGAGATCCAAgtatgttcttgtggctgcttCGACCACTTACAGTGAAAAGTTGTTTTTCCTCAATTGCACCAATGGTCAACTATATGTCGGAACCAGAAATCTTCTTACAGAAGGGGAAATGATCCCTTGTGTACCCCATGAGCTGATTAAGTTAGGTCATGGGTTGAATAGTGAAGAGCAACAGGATGCCATGCTACTTTGGTTAGAAGAACATGGTCGCCGTTTACAGAATGGATTTGTCAAACTGcatgaagaagaaaatgtcagaGCCATTAATCTTTTCCCTGAAGAACCTCCTCTTTGTTCTACAGCTATAACCAATGGTGTGAAG GTCCGCGCCTCTGCTCTGCTTATCCCTGAGTTGTCGGATCTTCAAGACGATGTTGAAAAATTCTTATTTGCCTATTCAATCCGTATGTCCCTTGAACCTCAAGGATGCATCATTAATGGGGTATCCTTCGACTCTTGCCAGCTTCATTGGAGGCACTGGATAATTCGTGCTGATGATATGGTAGTATCTGATGTTAATGGTGAAGCTGTTATCGGGAAG TTCCCACTTTTGTGTCCAGGTGATAAAGAATTTGTTTATCAGAGTTGCACACATATACCAACATCATCAGGTTCTGTTGAAGGTTCTTTTACATTTGTACCTGGCAG ATTGGCAGAGCCAAAAGGAGACCCTTTTCTAGTTACAGTGGCAAGCTTCCCACTTAAGCTGCCAGATTATGTATTCTGA
- the LOC112788884 gene encoding probable transcription factor PosF21, whose translation MDKDKSPGHGGGFPPSAGHFSGFSASATPFNVKSELPSSSALLPPLPVPAATSDSASFSHDISRMPDNPPRNRGHRRAHSEILTLPDDISFENDLGIVGGGADGPSFSDDTEEDLLSMYLDMDKFNLPAATGEFGIGETSIGGAATAAAVALSSALASGAGAASSEDNTAVGTNGRPRVRHQHSQSMDGSTTIKPEILVSGLEEASAVDSKKAISAAKLAELALIDPKRAKRIWANRQSAARSKERKMRYIAELEKRVQTLQTEATSLSAQLTILQRDTGGLNAENNELKVRVQSMEQQVHLQDALNDALKEEIQHLRVLTGQALPNGGAPMNFASSVGGEQQFQSKNQSMHTILAAQQLQQLQIRSRKQQHQQQLFQNHQPQHLQQFQQPQPPQQQQEH comes from the exons ATGGATAAGGACAAATCCCCTGGTCATGGTGGAGGTTTTCCTCCTTCTGCTGGCCATTTTTCGGGATTTTCAGCCTCAGCAACCCCTTTTAATGTGAAATCAGAGTTACCATCTTCATCAGCATTGCTTCCTCCTCTGCCAGTTCCGGCTGCAACCTCGGACTCTGCTAGTTTTAGTCATGACATTAGCAGAATGCCTGATAACCCTCCGAGAAATCGAGGCCATAGGCGTGCTCATTCAGAGATTCTCACTTTGCCGGATGATATTAGCTTTGAAAATGACCTTGGCATAGTTGGAGGAGGTGCTGATGGGCCCTCATTCTCCGATGACACTGAGGAAGACCTACTGTCCATGTACCTTGATATGGATAAATTCAATTTGCCGGCCGCTACAGGCGAGTTTGGAATTGGGGAGACTTCAATTGGTGGTgcagcaacagcagcagcagTAGCATTGAGTTCAGCATTGGCATCAGGAGCCGGTGCCGCCTCTTCAGAAGACAACACTGCTGTTGGGACTAATGGAAGGCCTAGAGTGAGGCACCAGCATAGCCAGTCCATGGATGGATCCACAACCATCAAACCTGAGATTTTAGTCTCTGGCTTGGAAGAGGCCTCAGCAGTTGATTCCAAGAAGGCTATTTCGGCTGCCAAGCTTGCCGAGCTTGCCTTAATTGATCCAAAGCGTGCCAAGAG GATATGGGCAAATAGACAGTCTGCTGCTAGGTCGAAAGAAAGGAAGATGCGCTACATCGCCGAGCTTGAAAAGAGGGTACAGACATTGCAAACAGAAGCAACATCCTTGTCTGCACAATTAACTATCTTGCAG AGGGATACAGGTGGACTGAATGCCGAAAACAATGAGCTGAAAGTGCGGGTGCAATCGATGGAGCAACAAGTTCACTTGCAAGATG CGCTTAACGATGCATTAAAAGAGGAAATTCAGCATTTGAGAGTCCTTACCGGACAAGCTTTGCCAAATGGAGGAGCACCTATGAACTTTGCTTCATCAGTTGGAGGAGAACAACAATTCCAATCCAAAAATCAGTCCATGCACACCATTTTAGCTGCCCAGCAGTTACAACAACTCCAAATTCGCTCGCGGAAGCAACAGCATCAACAGCAGCTATTCCAGAACCATCAACCTCAGCATCTGCAGCAGTTTCAGCAGCCACAACCACCACAGCAACAACAGGAACATTAG